TTCTTCGCCTCGACCGGCTTGCCGGCGGCCTTGGCTTCCAGTGCGGCACGAATCTCCGGCGACGTGAAGCCGTGGGGGCCGGTAGTCCCGATTTCGGGTGCGATGGCATCGGCGGCTTCCTGGGAGCGGGCATTGCCGGCAAGGGCTGACAAGCCTGCGGCGGCAATAATGGCAATTCGGATGCTGGCTCGAAAGGTCATTGGGGCCTCCTTTCTCCCCATATTAGAGGATGGAAAGGGCCTCGCGGCAAGACTTGCCTCCTTGTCGGCAGGTGTAACAATCTCGCAGGATATGGAAGCCTCATCATGATCGAAGACCGTTTTACAGTCGTTCAGGGCGACATCACCACGCTCGACGTCGATGCCATCGTCAACGCTGCCAATGAGAGCCTTATGGGCGGTGGCGGCGTGGACGGCGCGATTCACCGCGCGGCCGGGCCGGGGCTGCTGGCCGAATGCCGCACGCTCGGCGGCTGCCCCACCGGTCAGGCGAAAATCACGGCCGGCTATGACCTGCCGGCGCGCCACGTCATTCACACGGTCGGGCCGGTGTGGCGCGGCGGCGGGGTGGGCGAACCGGCATTGCTGGCCTCCTGTTACCGGAATTCGCTGCTGCTGGCCGCGGAACATCGCTGTTCCACCGTTGCCTTTCCGGCGATTTCCACCGGTGTTTACGGCTATCCGGCGGAGGCGGCGGCGAAGATCGCTGTCGAAACCGTGGCTCGGACGCTTGGCGAACTGCCGAAGATCGAGCGCGTCACCTTCTGCTGTTTCTCGGAGCGGTCGGTCGAACTCCACCGCGTGGCGATTGCCGCACTGTAAATGACGGACAGGATCAGTCCGGCATGTCCGTTTCCGCCAGTTCCCGCATCGCTTCGGCACCGATCCGGAAGGACTGCAACCGCGCCGCGTGATCGTGGATATGACCGGTCAGGATCACCTCGTCCGGGCGGTATTCGTCGATGAAGCGGGCAAGCTGGTTCCTGACGCTTTCGGGGGAGCCGACGGCGGTGATCCGGAGCGCCTCGTCTACCATCGGGCGCACATTCGGGTCGATCGCGGCGTCGATGTCCTCGACGGGGCGCGGCAGCTTGCCGGGCATGCCGGTGCGGAGCC
This portion of the Oricola thermophila genome encodes:
- a CDS encoding O-acetyl-ADP-ribose deacetylase, yielding MIEDRFTVVQGDITTLDVDAIVNAANESLMGGGGVDGAIHRAAGPGLLAECRTLGGCPTGQAKITAGYDLPARHVIHTVGPVWRGGGVGEPALLASCYRNSLLLAAEHRCSTVAFPAISTGVYGYPAEAAAKIAVETVARTLGELPKIERVTFCCFSERSVELHRVAIAAL